Below is a genomic region from Citrobacter europaeus.
CGCCAATGATGGTGCAGGAGGCCGGTTTCTCCTCAGGCGGCGTGGCAGGGTTAATGGTGCTGTTTGGTCTGGGACTTGCTGTCGGTAACTGGATTGGTGGACGCTTCGCTGACCGCTCTCTGTTTGGCACGCTGTTCGTTACCCTCGCGGCTCAGGGGTTGGTGCTGCTGGTCTTCTGGGCGGGTGTTGAAAGCCAGTGGGTTGCCGGCATCTCAGTCTTCCTGATGGCGGCCTTCGGCTTCGCGACGGTCTCACCGATTCAGAAACTGGTTATGGAGCGCGCCAGCCATGCGGGAGCCCCGACAATGGCGGCCTCGGTCAATATCGGCATGTTTAATCTGGGAAATGCGCTGGGGGCATGGGCCGGTGGGGTAACCATTGCTGCGGGTTTTGGACTGGCTTCTCCGAACTGGGCGGGCGCAATTCTGTCCTTCATTGCGTTGGGCCTCGCTGTTCTTGCATGGCAAAGTGCGCGTAAAGGTTATATTTTGCCGGTACTTGAATAAGTTACACAAGGCGATGAGCGCCCACTATGTGTTGGGCGCTCTTTTAAATGATTTAGGTGATTTTCTAAAACGGCTACTGCAAATTTTTCTCTTTCAAGAATTTACTCACCAAATCAGCAATCTGCACATTATTTAAATCAGAGAACGGGAAGTGGGTATTCCCTTTGATTCCCACTTCTGGCAGATGCGTCACAGTGACATCCCCGCCTTGCTTGTTCACCACATCACGCCATTCGCGAGCCATCGCCAGACGTACGCGCCAGCTGTCCTGCGCGGGCATGGCGACAGGTTTATCCGGTATGTTATCGCCGTAAATAATCAGAATCGGGATTTTGGTCAGAGCCATAAACTGCTCCATCGGCACTGGCTCACCCTTCAGTGTGTCGAACGCGCTTGGCATAGGGGCTGGGAGTTCTTTTTCCGGGAAGACAAAGCTGCTGCCAGGCTCGAAGGCGACAATGGCTTTGACCTTGTTGTTTTTCATCGCCGTGTACCAGCCTGGTCCACCGCCCTGAGAGTGGGTGAAGAGGATAGCGGGGCCGGATTTATCCACGACGGCGGACATCGCATCAGAGATGACATTGATATCAAACGGCCCGGTGTTCGGGGTCATCTGACGGAAATACTGATTCAGTGCTTCTTTGTCGTGAGAGAACTGAACGTCCTTAAAATACTCTGGCCACACGCCAACGCGGAACTGGTTGAACCACATTTGTTCATCCGGTTTAGGCGTAACCGTACCTTCTACCGTCGTGCGCCCGGCGCTGCCACGGCGTGGCTGATCGACAAGATAGGTTGAGAACCCGCGACGCAGGAATATGTTCTGGAAACCTTCACGACCATCCGGGGTACTTTCCCAGGTACGGGAGAACTGACCTGCGCCGTGCAGCATGACAATAGGGTATTTATGCGGATTCTCCGGGATCTGGTAGAACACAGACGCATGATCGCCATGCCAGGTTTGGCCAGCTGAATCCAGCGGCTTTTTCGCATCAAATGTTCCTGGGGCGGTAATGATGGTGCCACCAGCAGAAAAGCTTCCTTGTTCCTGAATGACCAGCGGCTCGGCATAGACCGACTGAGCCACCAGGCCACCCGCCATTACGCAGATGGCCAGCGTTTTTAAGATTGTCTTCAAGATTACATCCTCTGTTATGTTTGCCGTTCAATCATATCTGAGTTGTCAGCGGTAATTATTTAGCACCACTGATTGCCCTTAATTGCCATCGAGCGCCTGTTGCAGCGCCTTTTCTGCTCGCGTTGCTGCATCATTTTCGCCATGTTCACGCAGAACCTGTGCGAGCTGGCGCAGCTGCGACGCCGTCAGGCCGACCCGCATGCTTGCTCGCGTATGCGACAGCAGTTGTGATTCGACGCCCGGCGTGGCCGCTAATGCACCCACCGTTGCCAGCTCGCGGCTTTGCCAGTCGAGGTTATCGCGGGCGAAAATGTCACCGAAAAGATGCGTTTGCAGGAACTGGTTAATCACTGGGGCAAAATCAAACAGCGGACCCTGGACGGGAGCGCCTGAGATTTTCGTCTGGTTTGCGGTACCGACACGGCGAAGCTCATCCCCGACAGGGATGGTGGCGACCGGTTCTTGGCCCTCAGCATCTTTGATGCCACGTTGTTTACGTGCTTCGACGACCTTCATCAGTTCACTAAGTGCATTCAGGCTACGGGGGAAGCCCGTATAGGCATAAAGCTGGACGAGAATCTCTTTGGTTTCGTTTATCGTGAGCCCAGCGTCAAGACCCTGATTCAGGGCGGCATTCAGCTTATCCATCTGACTGCTGGCCATCGATGCGGCAATCAGCGGGATGGCCTGTTGGCGGGCTGACAGCGTATCTGAAACCGTTTGTTCGTGGTTCATTTCTGAGGCTCCTTTATTGACGGGCACAGCATGTGCCGCGAGACCAAAACCAAAGGTCAGCAGTACCCCTGCCGCTAATGCCTTAATGGGCGTGGTATTGTTCATCTGTCACTAACTCCTTCCAGTTAACGCTTTTGCCATCCACAATCCCGGTTATCGCCAGATGCGTCATCGCGCTGCCGGGGGCCGCCCCGTGCCAGTGTTTGACGCCCGCCGGGCAAGAGACAACGTCACCGGCGCGGATAACCTGCACCGGCTGGCCTTCTTGTTGGGTGAGCCCCACACCCGAGGTTACAATCAGCCGCTGACCTGCCGGATGCGTATGCCAGGCGGAACGAGCGCCGGGTTCAAACGTGACATAAGCCCCGGAAACAGGGATGTTGTTATCCGGTCTGAAGAGAGGATCAACCCGGACGCGACCGGTAAAGTTCTCGGCGGGTCCATATACCGCGTTCTGACTTCCTGCGGGGGTGATATGGACAGCGGGATTTTGCTCCGCTGCCCAGGATGAAAATGTAATCGGCAGTAACAGCCCGAGGTAACGTAAATGTCTGATCATGCAAAGCGTCCTTATCAATGAAGAGGGGATTGCCTGCGATGATTTTATCGAGAGGGTGATGACGTCAGGCTGACGCCCCCCTGACAATTCTGTCAGTTAACCCGGGTCCCGGCTCAGTGCCGGATTGAGCATTGCCCGCCGCTTTATCCGCTTGTATCGCAAAGGTGAGGCCAAATGTATTGATGCCACCTTCACTACGGGCAAAGACATCTCCCTTGTGCATAATGGCGACGGCACGCACGATCGACAGGCCCAGTCCATGGTGGGTATCACTCCTCGCCCGGGAGGTGTCAACGCGATATAACCGCTCGAAAAGCCGGTGTAAGTGCTCTGGTGCTATCGGATCGCCCAGGTTTGACACTTCAACACAGGCTTGATGACCGGTTTCGCTTAACCGCACCGTAACCGTGCTATTGGACGGCGAATGCCTTGCGCTGTTTTCCAGTAAATTAGCCAATGAGCGATGGAACAGACGTCGGTCGATGTGCGCGATCACGTCGCCCTGAACATCCAGAGAGAGCTGTTTTTCAGCAAAAGAAGGTTCAACGTACTCCGCTGTTTTCAGGGTTTCTTCTCGCAGCGACACTTGGGTCAACTGGGACGCATGTTCACCCGCGTGGGCATGGGACAGGAACAGCATGTCGTTAACGATAGACGCCATGCGTTCCAGTTCTTCCAGATTGGAGCCCAATAATTCTTCCAGTTCATCATGCGAGCGTCGGCGCGAGAGCCCCAGTTGCGTCTGGCCGATCAGATTCGTAAGCGGAGTCCGGAGTTCATGCGCAACATCGGCATTAAAGCTGTCGAGCTGTCGCCAGGCGACCTCTTGCCGTTCCAGCACGCCATTAAAAGATGATGCTAACTGCTGTAATTCGTCAGGTAATGCTTCGGTATTCAGGCGCTGGCCATGGTCTCCCGGTGCAAGATGCCGGGCCTGTTTACTGAGCGCCCCAACGGGACGAAGACCGATCCTTGAAACGATGTATCCCAGTAAAGCGACAATCACGACGCCCAGCGCGGTAATGATTAACAGCGTCCGGGTGAAGGCATTCAGTGTGCCCATATACGGCGTGGAGTCGATGGCAACGATATAGCGCAGCTCAGGCCTTTCACCGTTGGCGGGGATCGTTTTCACTAACAGAAACAGCGAGCAGGCACCTTCCGATGCGCCGGGCACTTTATTAAAGCCTTCCTGTAAAGAAGACCACTCAACACCCACCGGTGGTGTTCCCCCCATGCTAAAGCGTGGGTTATCGCTCACTATCCAGTAACGAACGCGTTCACCTTCAGAATTGGTTAACACGGTGAATTTATTGGCAAGCAGTGACCAGCCGTCAGCCGACGTTCGTGCGGTGATCCACGGACTCATCAATGACTCACGAAATAACAATTCGTTGTGCATCTGCTTTTGCAAAGAGTCATGCAAAGAGCTTCTGAGCAGGATGCCGATAACGGACACAATCAGCAGCGCGGATAAGGCAAACATCAGCGCCAGGTGAACGGAGATGGAACGCTCAGGCAAGCATATCCCCTTCATTTATTTGGACCGGACTTCGAGGACATAACCCATGCCACGAACGGTATGCAGCAGTTTGATATCGAACGGGGCATCCACTTTGGCTCGCAGGCGTTTAATGGCCACTTCAACCACGTTGGCATCGCTATCAAAGTTCATATCCCATATCTGCTCAGCAATCATCATCTTTGACAGGATCTCTCCCTGATGTCGGACCAGAAGGCTCAACAGGGAAAACTCTTTCGCGGTCAGTTCCAGCCGTGTTCCGGCGCGAAATACCCGACGCGCCAGCAGGTCGAGATGCAGGTCGTGAATTTGCAGTTGAGTGATGTCCACGCCATCCGTAGAACGACGACGCACCAGGGCCTGAATACGCGCCACCAGCTCAATAAGCGAAAAGGGCTTGGGCAGATAATCATCCGCGCCAAGACGCAGCCCTTTAACACGTTCATCGACTGAGCCGCGAGCCGAAAGCATCAGCACCGGCGTCTGTTTGGCTGCTCGCACATCCTCAAGTACCCGGTAACCATCCATCCCCGGCAGCATCACATCCAGTATTATCGCGTCGTAGTCGAACTCCAGCGCATAATGAAGACCTTCAGCGCCGTCTGCAGAGACATCTACCGTAAATCCGGACTCGCTCAACGCACGGTTGAGATAGGTTGACGTTTTTTCTTCATCTTCGACTAACAACAGGCGCATAACGGGACTTCCTCTTAGCTTTTCATCGGTGCTTCAATACCTGAACAACCCTGTTACTGAGACCATTTTGCCTTCTGATTGCCAACATAAAGCTGACGGTTACCTGACAAAAATGTTATTTCCGCGTCAGGATGCTGACAGCGCTCGCACCCTAATCTGAGCCTGCAAATTTAATCCGCGAGCCTGAATAACCAGGCCGACACTCATCGGGAGAGACCATGAAATTCACGCTTATCAGTGCAATGCTACTCACGGCAATGGCTGGAGTGACCTCAGCCAATGCGGCCGATTACAAAAAAAATCCATTCACGCTGGCCTATGACGGCGCCATCACTGAGAACGTCAAAGGCAAGGTCAACATTCACCCCGTGAAATACGATCTGCATGGCATCCAGATTGCTGCGAATGTCTATACCCCTGCTAACTACGATCCCGCCAAAAAATACCCTGCTGTAGTGGTGGCACATCCTAATGGCGGCGTAAAAGAACAGGTCGCCGGGTTGTATGCCCAGCGTCTCGCCGAACAGGGCTACATCACGATTACCGCCGACGCGGCTTATCAGGGTGCTAGCGGTGGGATGCCTCGCAGCGTGGATAAACCCGCTAATCGCATTGAGGATATCCACGGTATGGCTGATTACATCAGCCAGTACCCCGGCGTAGATACCGCCCGCCTTGGTCTGCTGGGTATTTGCGGAGGCGGCGGGTATTCACTGATAGCCGCCGAAACTGACAAGCGGTTCAAATCGATAGCGACCATCAGTATGTTTAATTCAGGCCTGGTGCGACGTAACGGTATGCAGGATTCACAGCTGGATACTATCCAGCAGCGTCTTCAGCAGGCTTCTGACGCACGCGCTCAGGAAGCTGCCGGAGGCGAAGTGCTTTACTCCGGCGATGCCAATCTGACTGATGAACAGATTGCTAAATTACCCTTTGCCTTATATCGCCAGGGCTACGAGTATTACTGGAAAACTCACGCCCACCCGAACTCTACGTTTAAATACACCACCAGCAGTCTGCTGGATTTGATGAGTTTTGACGTCACGGACCATATCAATCTCATCAATCAACCGCTGCTGATGATTGCCGGTACAAAAGCGGATACGCTCTATATGACTGAAGATGCGTTCGCGAAAGCCACCGGTACGAAGGACAAAGAACTCTTATTGATCGATGGCGCTACTCACATCGAGACTTATTGGGTTCCTGAGTACGTTGACCAGGCGATGCAAAAGTTAGATGTCTTTTTTGATAAAAATATTTAATCCGTATCTGTCGATACCCCGAGGGGTATCGACTTATTCAGTATTTATTGTTCAGCTTAACGAAACTGGGCAGAAAGATAATTACGCACATTAAATAGCCGCTATGAATTAAATTCATAAAACAATTGGGCATGTGATGGCTATGTTTACCTGAATAAGTCTGTGAAATGAAAAATCCACGCAATTGCGTGGATTTTATAGTTTTTAGTGATTCTTATGAGATGTATTGAGATCTCATGAGACAGCAGATTTTATTTAGACGTTGAACAGGAAGTTCATCACGTCGCCATCTTTAACGATGTAGTCTTTACCTTCTGCACGCATCTTACCGGCTTCTTTCGCGCCTTGCTCACCCTTGTAGGTGATGAAGTCTTCAAACGCGATAGTCTGCGCACGGATAAAGCCTTTCTCGAAGTCGGTGTGGATCTTACCGGCAGCCTGCGGAGCGGTCGCACCGACAGGGATGGTCCACGCACGGACTTCTTTCACGCCAGCGGTGAAGTAGGTCTGCAGGTTCAGCAGCTCGTAACCAGCGCGGATAACGCGGTTCAGGCCCGGCTCTTCCAGACCCATTTCAGCCATGAATTCTTCACGGTCAGCATCATCGAGTTCTGCGATGTCAGCTTCAACGGCAGCGCAAACGGCAACAACAACAGACCCTTCTGCCGCCGCGATTTCGCGCACTTTATCGAGGTATGGGTTGTTTTCAAAACCATCTTCGTTGACGTTGGCGATATACATCGTTGGCTTCAGCGTCAGGAAGCTCAGGTATTTGATGGCTGCTTTGTCTTCTTCGGTCAGCGTTTTCAAAGCGCGCAACATGCCGGCGTTTTCCAACTGTGGCAGGCATTTTTCCAGCGCAGCCAGTTCCGCTTTAGCGTCTTTATCGCCGCCCTTGGCCTTCTTCTGTACGCGATGGATAGCGCGCTCACAGGTATCCAGGTCAGACAGTGCCAGTTCGGTATTGATAACTTCAATGTCGTCAGCCGGATCCACTTTATTATTAACGTGGATGATGTTGTCGTTTTCAAAGCAGCGAACCACATGGCCGATAGCTTCGGTTTCACGGATGTTGGTCAGGAACTGGTTACCCAGGCCTTCACCTTTGGATGCGCCTTTTACCAGACCGGCAATGTCGACGAATTCCATCGTGGTTGGCAGGATACGCTGCGGTTTGACGATTTCGGCCAGCTGATCCAGACGCGGATCGGGCATCGGGACAACACCCGTGTTCGGCTCGATAGTACAGAACGGGAAGTTTGCCGCTTCAATACCCGCTTTTGTGAGCGCGTTGAACAGG
It encodes:
- a CDS encoding alpha/beta fold hydrolase translates to MKTILKTLAICVMAGGLVAQSVYAEPLVIQEQGSFSAGGTIITAPGTFDAKKPLDSAGQTWHGDHASVFYQIPENPHKYPIVMLHGAGQFSRTWESTPDGREGFQNIFLRRGFSTYLVDQPRRGSAGRTTVEGTVTPKPDEQMWFNQFRVGVWPEYFKDVQFSHDKEALNQYFRQMTPNTGPFDINVISDAMSAVVDKSGPAILFTHSQGGGPGWYTAMKNNKVKAIVAFEPGSSFVFPEKELPAPMPSAFDTLKGEPVPMEQFMALTKIPILIIYGDNIPDKPVAMPAQDSWRVRLAMAREWRDVVNKQGGDVTVTHLPEVGIKGNTHFPFSDLNNVQIADLVSKFLKEKNLQ
- a CDS encoding carboxymuconolactone decarboxylase family protein, which codes for MNNTTPIKALAAGVLLTFGFGLAAHAVPVNKGASEMNHEQTVSDTLSARQQAIPLIAASMASSQMDKLNAALNQGLDAGLTINETKEILVQLYAYTGFPRSLNALSELMKVVEARKQRGIKDAEGQEPVATIPVGDELRRVGTANQTKISGAPVQGPLFDFAPVINQFLQTHLFGDIFARDNLDWQSRELATVGALAATPGVESQLLSHTRASMRVGLTASQLRQLAQVLREHGENDAATRAEKALQQALDGN
- a CDS encoding cupin domain-containing protein, with protein sequence MIRHLRYLGLLLPITFSSWAAEQNPAVHITPAGSQNAVYGPAENFTGRVRVDPLFRPDNNIPVSGAYVTFEPGARSAWHTHPAGQRLIVTSGVGLTQQEGQPVQVIRAGDVVSCPAGVKHWHGAAPGSAMTHLAITGIVDGKSVNWKELVTDEQYHAH
- a CDS encoding heavy metal sensor histidine kinase, whose translation is MPERSISVHLALMFALSALLIVSVIGILLRSSLHDSLQKQMHNELLFRESLMSPWITARTSADGWSLLANKFTVLTNSEGERVRYWIVSDNPRFSMGGTPPVGVEWSSLQEGFNKVPGASEGACSLFLLVKTIPANGERPELRYIVAIDSTPYMGTLNAFTRTLLIITALGVVIVALLGYIVSRIGLRPVGALSKQARHLAPGDHGQRLNTEALPDELQQLASSFNGVLERQEVAWRQLDSFNADVAHELRTPLTNLIGQTQLGLSRRRSHDELEELLGSNLEELERMASIVNDMLFLSHAHAGEHASQLTQVSLREETLKTAEYVEPSFAEKQLSLDVQGDVIAHIDRRLFHRSLANLLENSARHSPSNSTVTVRLSETGHQACVEVSNLGDPIAPEHLHRLFERLYRVDTSRARSDTHHGLGLSIVRAVAIMHKGDVFARSEGGINTFGLTFAIQADKAAGNAQSGTEPGPGLTDRIVRGASA
- a CDS encoding heavy metal response regulator transcription factor — translated: MRLLLVEDEEKTSTYLNRALSESGFTVDVSADGAEGLHYALEFDYDAIILDVMLPGMDGYRVLEDVRAAKQTPVLMLSARGSVDERVKGLRLGADDYLPKPFSLIELVARIQALVRRRSTDGVDITQLQIHDLHLDLLARRVFRAGTRLELTAKEFSLLSLLVRHQGEILSKMMIAEQIWDMNFDSDANVVEVAIKRLRAKVDAPFDIKLLHTVRGMGYVLEVRSK
- a CDS encoding alpha/beta hydrolase, with protein sequence MLLTAMAGVTSANAADYKKNPFTLAYDGAITENVKGKVNIHPVKYDLHGIQIAANVYTPANYDPAKKYPAVVVAHPNGGVKEQVAGLYAQRLAEQGYITITADAAYQGASGGMPRSVDKPANRIEDIHGMADYISQYPGVDTARLGLLGICGGGGYSLIAAETDKRFKSIATISMFNSGLVRRNGMQDSQLDTIQQRLQQASDARAQEAAGGEVLYSGDANLTDEQIAKLPFALYRQGYEYYWKTHAHPNSTFKYTTSSLLDLMSFDVTDHINLINQPLLMIAGTKADTLYMTEDAFAKATGTKDKELLLIDGATHIETYWVPEYVDQAMQKLDVFFDKNI
- the ychF gene encoding redox-regulated ATPase YchF, producing MGFKCGIVGLPNVGKSTLFNALTKAGIEAANFPFCTIEPNTGVVPMPDPRLDQLAEIVKPQRILPTTMEFVDIAGLVKGASKGEGLGNQFLTNIRETEAIGHVVRCFENDNIIHVNNKVDPADDIEVINTELALSDLDTCERAIHRVQKKAKGGDKDAKAELAALEKCLPQLENAGMLRALKTLTEEDKAAIKYLSFLTLKPTMYIANVNEDGFENNPYLDKVREIAAAEGSVVVAVCAAVEADIAELDDADREEFMAEMGLEEPGLNRVIRAGYELLNLQTYFTAGVKEVRAWTIPVGATAPQAAGKIHTDFEKGFIRAQTIAFEDFITYKGEQGAKEAGKMRAEGKDYIVKDGDVMNFLFNV